Within Spinacia oleracea cultivar Varoflay chromosome 4, BTI_SOV_V1, whole genome shotgun sequence, the genomic segment AATTTGAAAAATACACATCGAAACGAATCTGAAAAGATctatataatacggagtaatgttTTGTCTTATATATTTCAATCTGGGTAATTTCCCATTTTTTACTTGCTAGTTGCTATGTAGTAATAAGATTGGGGAAAGATTATTGTTTGATAGTAGAAAGGGAGTGACGATAGCACATTAAGTGTAATGTTTCACGAGACTTAATTTATCTCACCATCTCGTCTTAACTTTTTGCAGTTAGAAGCTCCTATTGCTCGGATTTGCGGCTTTGACACACCATTTCCACTTGTATTTGAACCATTCTATCTGCCTACCAAGAACAAGGCAAGTTGTTAGATTGACCTTTTCTCTTTTATTATGTATCTAAGAGGagattttataacttttaaGTGGTGTAACCCACAAGTAGGAATATAATATCTATTTTAGTAATCTTGTAATATATTACTAGGATGTTGTTGGAACAGGATTATTGAACTGAGGAAAATGAAACAGAAAATAATATAATAGAAGTAGTAAAGAGAGATGGATTCCACATGTTCTCCAGATGTGCTTTTATTACTATTCTCAAATTGAGGGGAGGGATAAAGGAACATACTTCATTCTTGTACTTAGGTAGTAGTTGAAAGATAAGGAGAAGGAAAGGACTTTCTAATCTTTCCATATGCAAGAGGATTTGGTTTAGAAAGGGAAAGAAAATTCAAATCCTTGTTCCCTTCACTTTCTATCCTACCTTAATTGTTATCCGAAACAATAGAAAATGGATAACCTTCGTACTTTACCGTTCTCTTCTCCCCTCCCCTTCCCTCAAAATTCCCCAATAATTAAACCCCTTAATTAAGGAGAATTATACCACAATTTtcatatattattttttattttcatatctAACAACTAATACAATTTGCTTTAGCGAAAAGCACTGATCCCAACTTTAAAGGAGTTATTACTTATTAGTGTATGATGAGTTTTTGTAAGCATTTTTGGGGTGATGAGAAAAGTCCCAAAAAGGTGGTAAAAGGGAGAGTGAGGGTTGCAATCATAAGTGACATCCCTTTGCATCGATCAAGATGATTTTCCATGAGAGTGCTTCCTATGAAGCGATGTGCCTAACATCATACGAAGTATGTTTTCAAGAATGAATAGGAGCTAGCTAGAATTATTGCATTTTGGGAGTTGTGGTATTAGAGTTAAGAGATGAATTGAAATGACCATCTTACAAGAAATGTAGTGTAGTGCGTAGGTGCATAAAATGGGTGAGAGAATTATCTAACAAGAAATGTAATGTAGGTGCATAAAATGGGTGAGAGGATTATGAGAGAAAATTTTATATGCGACAAGGATCATAGGTATTATCAGTACCTGCTGAAGTTGGCTTAGAGAAACTTGTTAAGCAGTGATTTTTGGAGGCCTTGGGTGAGATGGTTTGAGGTTTCTCTTAAAGAATGAAATTTTTCGTTGGGGTTTATCTGAATTGTAACGACAAAAATATTAAGGTCCAAAGAGTCATCCCAGGAAGACTTCTCCCCACTACATCCGTTTCCCACACAGTCCACATGCACAGGCCAGAGAGTCAAGTGTATGATAAGTagtgtatatttttattttaatgctAAAGTTTAACTGCTTTTCCGCCTATTTTTTCCGCACATAAACTCAAATGTAATTCCACTGCCATAAAAAAGTACATATATGTTAGTATGTAATGGGCGTTTGTGTCACTGTGATTAGATATCAATTACTCCATTGTTCTTTAGTGGCCTCCGTGTTTTAAAAGCAGGGGAGGCATCTCTTGTATGAGAGCTACGAGACTAATGCCGATGTTTATATTTGCCGTTCAATCCCCAATTTCCCTTCTATTTGTGTTGTGCTGCTAATTTTAAGGGATGCTAACACACAAGATGGTCATGTGACTTGCAGATATTGGATGCAATCAAATCCACAGTGAATTACTAGGTTTAAGTTTATACTGGAATGTGATCGTGAAGGGTTTGTCCAACTGTGTTGTACTGTTGTATCATGTATGTAACTAATTAAGTCTTAGGCGAAGTTTAAGTTTCTTAATTAGAAGATCTTTAAATATGATCAAAATGGATTAACAACTTCTAATATTATGTGGTTAAGTTGTTAATTGGTTGTGTAGAAGATTTGGACAACAAATGCCAAATGCCAAATGCCAAATGCCATGTTATGTACTTCATCATCTATTCTGAAACTCATCAATTAACTTATTAACCCCCTTGCTGCTATTAGCAGTGGAAGAATGTAGCATCGGTATACTTGCAGTTTCAACCTCTAGCCTTAGTTTTGAAAACCTTGTATAGGCTCCAAGGCGCAGGTCTTGAATCTTGATGGCTAAAGTTTCAACCTCTAGCCTTAGTTTTGAAAACCTTGTATAGGCTCAAGGCGCAGGTCTTGAATCTTGATGGCTAAAGTTTCAACCTCTAGCCTTAGTTTTGAAAACCTTGTATAGGCTCAAGGCGCAGGTCTTGAATCTTGATGCCTTAGCCGTGGCACCTACAAAATGTGTACGCCTTATGCTCCTTTTCCCAGGATCAAGGCGCAACCATGTTGTGAAAACCAGATACTCACTTTTGGCAAACAGGTACTTAAGTGTAGAAGAAACTTTTGCCTGCTTTGTGTAAATCTATATACTGTCCTCACTGCCTTCTAACTTTTAAGCTCTGCAAATTATAAGGTGCATTGTGCACCAAATGGTATTTTTATGCCCGTTGGTCTTACCACATTTTTTTTCTCCTCAGATGTTAGGGGAAAATGTGGAGGTTGCACTGTGCACCTTATATGTTCTACTACATATATGACTCAGATTTTAAACGATATTCAAAGGGAAATATTCTTAAGAAAAtcttcaacattatcaacgtcaACTAGTAGGAAATCATGAAGAATTTTACAGCATCAGAGAAACTTCACAGCTCCcttgagtaaaaaaaaaaaaaaaaaacaactagtCTTATGCAGCACCACATCTGACATGTGTATACATGCCCATCTCAGGGAAAGATTGTGTGATATGTCAAATTCGGCAATCTAACATAAAGTTCCATCACAAAATTATACTCACTATTCTGCAGATGTGAGTCTCAAAAGTCTAGATTGCAGCCAAGTGAGCCAACAGCTAATACTTCAAATTATGGACTTGGGACTTTTAAGCACTACACATGACAGAAATCAAATAGAGGTTTACAAGAATGTTCCGTCCTAGCATTTACATTTAACATTCATCAAGTACAGAaatggaaaataattttgttattCCCAATATGAATATACCTCGCCAATAAAAGCAAATTTTCTTTGCTTAATGCAACAGTCGGACAAATATTATTGTCAGGATCAAAATACAACAGGGAAAAgctaagattaaaaaaaaatgtaacagAACATCTGAGTACCAAATTACCACTACTTGATCACAAATTGCAACCGAGAATATGCTACGGAGCATTGACATTCTGAAACCCAATTCAAATCAACTCATCCTGAGAAGAGCAATTATCTTTGAGGAGGATCCACCGTCCGGACGTTTGCACTTGCCATTCCTTCAATTCTGTCTTTACTGATGTCCACAAAATGTGCCACCATTTCATAAAATTGTTTTAGTCCAGACAATGGAAGAATGATGGATGAACGATCAGGACCAGCTACCTGCATTTAAGTACCCAATTCCAAAGGTTCAGATGATGATACAGAACAAATGATTAAGACCATGAAACAAAGTTGGTAATATACCTCAGATATCCTCAAAAAGTGCCCCCTGTTGTTGTTACCGAGGTCAAAGAAAAACCTCTTCTGGTCAACTCTGATAACTTTAGAAGCTCCCAAGTTGCCACTAATTTCATCCTGAACAGGGAGGTCAGCAGTAGACCTGTCCACACTTATTTCTGTTGCAGGTGTAGATTGAGTGCTGTGGCCAGCAATAAAGCCAGCACCAACATCGTCAGAGAGCCCAACAAGTCGTTCTGAAGCTTCAGTATTTTGCTGTTGTTAGACAGGTAAAATTAGCAAGAGAACATAAAGTTACTCAAGATTACAAGAGATTTATCGAGATAAAGAAACCTGATTGGACATGATGAAAAGCCTAAGAGCTTCATTAATCTCAGCCAAGATGTTACGAAATGCTGTCCATCCTTCATCTCTGGTGCTTCCTGCAGGAATGATGATAGTACTGCGGTTTCTGCTCATGGAAGCCTCAGATACCTGTAATAATAAAACTTACCCTTTCGACAAAAACATTCGCAGTTTATTTGGTAGAGATGGATTGGAAAGGGAAAAAAACAACTTTTGCAGTAAGGTTTACAACCTTTCTTCCCTAACCAGCAGGATTAAGGATGACCCCAATTCCTCTATAATTGGCTAATTAAACAAAGGAAACCTACAAATTCCTGccaattaaaacaaacaacggGGAATTCGAGCAAGTCTAGGTGTGTATTACTATTCCCTTCATTCCTATAAGTCCCCAATATATGAAGTGGCAACCCTTGGAACCCGACTTTCCCTCTTTCTGTTTGATTGTTTTCTATAGGGTTCCGGTTCCCCTCCTTTTGCATTGCACTTTTAGAAAACAGATCAAGCTATAAGAAACCAACTCAAAGAACAATCTAGTttaatgctaaaggtttgttcAGAACTTTGGCGCGTCAAACATCCGGAGTAGTAACAAACTTCCATCCAAACCAAGCCCCTATAGATATACAGATAAAATTGTAAAGGCCAGATGTCCCTTATAAGTCATAATCACACCAGATATAGGGGGGAAAAAAGTTCTGAGTTCTGACAATTTGAgcaaatgtaaaattaaatacaagtatcttttatgacttactAATAATTTAGCCTAAATTTTAACATGATTGAACATCTTtctagtaaaaaaaaatagcaATATGTTAACTTAGAGGGTACCTTCAAGAAGCGGCCCCTTCTGTTCTCGCCAACATCAAAGTAAAAGACCTGCAGAAGGAAGGAAAGCAGTAGgtaaatataataacaacaataataattactaaataataaataaataaataaataaaagagagGGGTTTGGGAACTAGACCTTAGCATCAAGCTGCAACTCCTTGCTAAAAATATCCTGATCGTCAGAATTAACATAGTAATTAAAGAGATCCAAAAACCATGAAATTCCATTTGAAGGAACGATGATGGTAGAACGAGTTGCGGATGTTTTCTCAGAAATCTTAAGGTATCGACCTCTTGGATTCTCTTTTAGATCGAAGTAGAATAGCTTGTGTTCTACCTGAAGAGTCTTACACAGAAGCTCTACGTCAttccctcctcctcctcctcctcctcctccaactcctcctcctcctcctgagTTATTCTCCATCCCAAATCCAATTCAATCCAATCAATCCTCAAGGTCGAGGATTCCTTACTGTGCGCCTTATCGTCCCCGGCTCACTTGAATACTACTACTACTTTTAAATATTATGCAGAATTGTAAACAGGAAATAATCACCACAATCAATCGGCGGCCGCAGATCGGAAAAAGTTGTTAAGACGCAATGAACAACTGCAACAGTTGTTGTTGGAAATTTGGGATGcgtaaaagaagaagaagatgatgatgagtgAGAGTGACGATGATAATTAGGGTTTTGGGACTCCTACCTGTTTTTAACTCGCACTAACAATAACAAGTGGAGTAACAGCTTTGCGTTTTTTACGCCTCCCTTTTCACTACTAGGCGTTATTGACGTATTGGCTAATTACTTTTTTTACTCTCTTATTGATGTTTTCTCCTAATTTAAGTATTTAATGATTTTGGTTCtgtaaattgattttattttatgttgcaaattttgtgtttaatagttttaagtaataaatagtaATAATTTTTTAACGTTATCTCAAGCGTTCTCTTATACAAGTATAATAGAGATCGCTCACTGTTTATTTGGGTTAACGGGCTAAAAATCTTTATTAATCCTTTGGACCGTTCAAAATAGGTATTGTTGTTTGTTAATAATAGGTATTTAGACCGTCCTTCATTTCAAGTGAGTTTTTCTTTATAATCATGacaaactttttttttgttattttaagaAATACAGAGTAATATATTTAGATAGTCCATGCTGGAACAATTACTTGTTTGAAGAAAATCAAGTTACGATAATTGGGGACTCGGGGGCTTGCGCATTCCAAATTAACATGGTTCTGCACCTCTTCTCCTCATCTAGACCCTAAATACATTATACAGCACTTAAACCAATCTGCAAATGATAAACCCAAGCTACTATTATTACATTAACTCGCATCTATTTATGATTGAAGTAACATATCAATAAACTGCAGTTTAATGAGTGAAAGGTTTTCAAACTCAATTCTAATTTGGTATTTCATATTGTGAATCAGTGTTAAATCTTAGTAAATTTATAATGAAAGTTAACAAACTTTAACAACAAAACTCAAATAGCAATCCTTTTCTTGTTGTCTAATGGTAAACGTGTACAAGTTAATCCCAACCTGAAACATCTTCCTACCAGTTTGCGTAAATAATCAGCTCGCAGCTCATCAGACTTGAACTCCCATTTCGGTTATTTTGACCATCCTTTTCTCCAGGCCAGTCCTTTGCTGCTTAAGAAGTGAAGCCACTGAAGCAACCTGGCGAGTGGGAAGAAATGTGAAAATTTGAGAAAAGCTTCAGTATTAAAATCTTCGAACAAAGGATCTTGAGAAAATACCACATTCTAAACAACTAACTTTCCCACGGCACATTTTAGCAACACTATCGTGTACAGTATAGAAGAATAGAAAACGTGTTACAATATTCCTAGGTAAATACTACAACCatctttaaattaaaatttaataatcAGGTATCCAAACAAAAGCAGCTCGGCCGGGTTACCAAAGTCTAATCTAAAATAACTCACTTTCCCAGAGCACATTCACAATACAACAAACCTAAAATGATCACGACACAACTTTATGGGATAACTCTTCTAACAAAAATGTGTGAAAGAAAGCAATATTTTAGACTATGCAAAATGAGGTGAGGTTGATTTCAAAGAACTTCAAAGTACAGTAAAAGAAAATGAGACTCAAATATAGAACGTGTCATTTATGTTCAGCGTCAAAAACCGAACTTGCCTCAGCTCGAAGTTGCAATGCTTCCCTGCTCGGTATCTCTCGTAGCAGGTCCACTACATCTGAAAAGTAATAATATCATAAACCATTACACTAAAAGAAAGATTAATAAGTTGCAATGCCCCCTATCTGGCATGTATACATAAATTTGAGAGGAATGTATTTTTCTTAATGGGCCCAGGATAGGGCCCTTCTATCCAGGACTATAGGTTGCTCCAAGACTAGAGTCATTTATTATAGCACAAACCAGGGTTACCTAATACGTAATACGCTTAGGTACGCAGAACGAGTAAGAATTAGCAGTACGCTAGTTGGCTGAATTCCAGTACTTTTGTGGGTTTTgtgtaatactccctccgttccttaataagTGTCCGATTCGGAAGAATGCGCGGGGATTAAGAAATAAGAAgtgtgtaagaaaaacaatGAATGGGAGTGTTTTTTAGTGGaaaggataaagtagataattgtttattgataaagtacaaataaaagtggacGAGATGAtggaaagtgggaaaagtgtagaatgtggaagaaaaaacaatcatgatttatgaaaaagtgggaaaagtgtatgtcTAAAATTGGAAAGTGGACACTTATTAGGTAACGCTAGAAATAGAAAtaggacacttatttaggaacggagggagtacgatTTTTTGGAGCATAATACGTTATGGGATAATACGCTTCAATAAATACAAGGACATCTCAAATTTTGTTATTAATAATTTTTCAAGTAGTAGTTATGTAGTCATCCTTTGTATTCCGTATTTAGTGGGCGTTAAaaggggtaaagggaatgaaaaTAAGAAtaacaaagaaaagaaaaagaatgtaAAACCCTTTGATATAACATACTATTGATTGAGTGGTATTTAGGCTTTTCCTCCCTTTTCTTTCTCTCATCGTTCTTCCACCGAAACCTTTCTTTCTTACGGTGTTGTCGTCTCCTCCTCTCCGTTGCCGCCTTGTCCTTGATGCCACCCGTCATCCCTGTAGTAGCCGCCTCTCCCTACCCATTGTTGCCGCCCCCTCCCCGTTTCCGTCGCTGCCAACACCTTCTCTTTCTTACTTCTCTTATGTCACACCTTTTAAGGTGAAATCAAAGGTTTAACGGTCGGATTTGACCATCTAACACCAATAATCAATGATTAGAAGAGGTGTTCTCTTGAATTTCCTTTTTTTGAACTTTAAGGTGGTTTTGGTTGGGTTTACCGGGTGGTGGGGTTTTTTCGAGTGGGTTGGGAATTTTTCCGTTGGCCGGTGGGGTTTTGTTGGTGGTATGAGGTGCTAGTGGGCGGTTTTTTGTGGGTTGGTTGGTCAAGGTGGTTGGTTGTGGTGTTGTtggcttagttttaaaaagtgcGCCTTAAAGATAATTGAGTGGGGGAGCAACTGAAAACGCCGCATAGTGCTAAAGCGGGGCAACCTACAAGGTGTGCGCGCTTTTGTGCGCTTCGAGGGAGGCACGCGCTTCCTATCCTGGGCGCGTCAAACACAAACataatgttttaaatttttaaaaaagccACGTAAGTATCACGTGACATTTTGAGTTGCTTTTACTTGGTCAAAGCTCGTCAGAATAGTAGTTTTACAAGAGAGAAATAATCATTCACGTGTTTTGTGGATTTTGGATAACCTAGCTTACGATTTTCACTTCTCCACCTGGTATGTTCTCTCCATCTTCTCTTCATCTTCTCTCCTCTTCTCTCCATCTTCTTCAATTTCTtaatttgttttccttctttttcccGTTCTTACCTTTTCCTTGTTTTCTAactttttattctttctttccactttattcctttgttttcctcaaATTTTGGTAAAGATGGAGATGGAAGAGGATATTGGAGAAGATGAAGATTATTTAGATGATGAATTTGATCTTATGATGCTTATGATGGTGCTGGTAAAGATGATGCAGATGTGCTTTAGGAGTTTTAGGGAGCAACTAACAAGCTTGAATAACCAAGtttgcttttcttttttcttttctagtCTTTCTACTTGcttgttttatgtttgttgtgaTTTTTGTGAGCTTGTGACTTACTCTAAGTCTTTGGTTAGTACTTTAGCCCTTTGGAGGTATTATGGTTGAGTATCTAGTAATGAACTATGCTTCTCTTTGTTAATTTATGCATTTATAATGTAAGTATCATGTCTTTCGAGTACAAAATATGTTCAACAAATGATTTTAAAGGTTTCTGGAACTTGTGTGCCTCGCCTACTAAAGGCGTGTGCTTTCGCTCTGCGCCTAGGCTCCTGGGCCCTTGTGCGCCTCGGTGCGCTTCGCGTTTTTGAAAAAGTAAGGTTGTTGTTGGTTTAAGTAGGTGGGAGAAGTTGTTCGGAATGGGATGGTGATGATGGCTTGGGGGTGGGGTCGGCTGTGTGTTATTCTGGTGGCTGAGGTGGTGGATGTGTGGTGTTATATGGTGGTCAAGGCTGATGAAGGTTGTTGGGTGAATAGGATTTTGGGGGAATGGGTGATTCTAGGGGATGGGGAATCATTGTAGAAGAAGTAGGGAaattcaacatttttttttccggTCATGTACTTTTCTGACAATCGGCAAGGACGAGAACACTACCATGAGATTCGCCTCACCAAGAGACCAAAAGCCCTAATATTTAACTCTTTTTTTGTTGAAACGATGTTCTAATTTTCATATCTAGGGTACGCTAAATTGGATGAATTGGCTCGCGTACTAAAGCGAATCGGCTTGCAACCGTACTGCGAGTTGGACAAACGTACTAGTTCGGAGTTCGCTTGTGGGAGGGGCATATTAGGTAACCCTAGCACAAACACCTTAAAGGAAATCCGACCTCTAAAGTGCCCCTAGTGTGGTAAAACATTGCATGTTCAATTTCTTACCACTAAACCAATGCTATCTTGGCATATATTAAAATGGTATACCAACAacttaaaaaatatttaagatAATAATGTGTCAACCAAATATCTAAGAGAACGAATCTTCAGTTTATGATTCAACCATGGCAATCTTTTAGGAAAACTAATTAGAGTTTTCGGGTAGAAATTATCACGAAATTCATAGAATACACACCTGCTGCTTGAGTTTGAGCATGATCCACCGATTTTGCTAGGTGTCGTAGCTGTTTGCCCACATTCCTACAAGAACTTGTAACATGAGAAAACGGTATATAATTGCTACATAACAGGCACAGAAAACTAATACTCCATATACATCAACAATTACATTAGATTAGTCTGGCCGTTTGTCATCTCCTGTTCAGCGAGAGTTGCCCTATCAAGCAGTTTCCTGCTCTCTTTCTTCATTAAATCAACAGAAAACTTCAAATCCTTCACATTATTTTCAGCTCTAACAAACTGTGCCTGCATGTTTACTTAAACAATTCAGTCAATACACAAAGCTTCTCCCAGACCAAACAAAAACCTGACACAGTATCATGGAATTACAAAATCTCATAGAATTATAATGACCCTAAACCAAACCTCAAAACCAGCACTTACTTCTAAGAAAACTATCATGCTTTACTAAAATGTAACGAGACTAATGACCGCTATTCGATCAGAATTACAAGATTGCATCACATCATCAGAACTAGATGGAAGTTGTTGAAAGACTCTTAAAACATATatcacaatgtattccaaaggCCATTTTTTGTAGGACTCCTTACCGCTTCTTTGAGAAAGGTCTTTTTCATGTTGGTGGGATCATTCTTATTCACTCGAAAGAAAAACCATCAGAGTAGAGTTCTGGTATTCATGATAAACACCTTCCATTTTAAAAAAACCCACAATTTCCTTAAAATAAGAATATGTTTAGCCATTGACACTTGTGTTCTCATAGAATAGAACCTCCTATCTCTTcccatactccctccatcccttaaAGATTGTCGTGGTTTCCTTTTTGGTTTGTCCCCTAAGTTTGCCCCATACCATAAATAGCCTTGAGGAACCACACTTTTACTCTCACAAACACTACTTTTGGTCCCACTGATGTTCTCTCTCATCAACACAACCCAACCAAAACTTTTAAAAGTAACATTACTCCTATGGGGCCATTTTTAGGGGAAGGAAGGAGTAATAACAAACCACTTAAAATCTTCGTGTTCTATAGATTCCTGAAAAACCAACCTATTGACATGGTCTATGATGCTTGGTTTGGGTAAAGTTTGATCCCAGTGAgtcaaattataaattttggacATGAGTATGGGTGaaataatacttcaataataaagtaatatttttatttaattatacgtggGTTAGTGGGGGAAATGTTGGCTCATAATCAGCTCCCAACCACAAAGCCTCAACCCACAAATTAGAATTTGATTATATTAAGCCCAACCACAACATACAACTAACAGCAATGACCTTAGAATTTGATTATATTAAGCCCAACCACAACATACAACTAACAGCAATGACCTTAGACCTCAAACCTTAGCAATCATGAATTCATGATGTACCTGGACATCACATTTAATGGACGGAAGACGTGCTATAACAGACACAAGCACCGCCATACAACTTCATGAACTGTGACAAATCAAGAAGCCAAAAAGATGGGCTTGTGAATCACTCGAGATGGCCACAAGTCATGAAGGTTGTTAACTCAACCACCAAACT encodes:
- the LOC110790430 gene encoding transcription factor Pur-alpha 1, with amino-acid sequence MENNSGGGGGVGGGGGGGGGNDVELLCKTLQVEHKLFYFDLKENPRGRYLKISEKTSATRSTIIVPSNGISWFLDLFNYYVNSDDQDIFSKELQLDAKVFYFDVGENRRGRFLKVSEASMSRNRSTIIIPAGSTRDEGWTAFRNILAEINEALRLFIMSNQQNTEASERLVGLSDDVGAGFIAGHSTQSTPATEISVDRSTADLPVQDEISGNLGASKVIRVDQKRFFFDLGNNNRGHFLRISEVAGPDRSSIILPLSGLKQFYEMVAHFVDISKDRIEGMASANVRTVDPPQR